The following DNA comes from Nitrospirota bacterium.
CCCGGCCGCCGCCGCGGTCAGATCCCGGAGCCGCCGGCCGAGCTTCGCCCGCTTTTCTTCCAATTCGGACGGATGAGACAGCGTGAAATCCAAACCGTACGCCAGCGGCTCCATGACATAGAGAATCGTGACGGCCGCGTTCAATCGCTTGGCGACCTGTACCGCATACTCCAACGCATCCAGCGAGCAGTCGGAAAAATCGATCGGCACCAGCATCCGTCGGACCACGATCGGCGAGGAACGGTCCGGGACCTGCGCCGTCCTCGGTTTGTGCCCGCGAACCGCCAACACCGGACAGGGCGCGCCGCGAATGACCCGCTCCGCCGTGCTCCCCAGGAGCACATGCTCCAGGCCGGTCCGGCCGTGCGTCCCGACGACCACTAGGTCGTCGCCGTTGTCACGGGCGATCGCGGTGATCTTCTGGCTGGGAATCCCGATCACGACCTGCTTCTTCGCCGAAAGCCCGACTTGCGAAGCCCGCTCCGCCAACCGCTCGAGATGGCGATCGGCCTCTTTCCGGAGTTGGCCCAGGTACACGTCGTTGATCGGATACTCGGGGTTCATCCCGGGCGGAAATTCCAACACGCTCACCATATCGAGGCTGGCCCCCCAAGCCGAAGCCAGGAACAGCGCATACTCCTCGGCGCGAGCCGCGTAAGCCGAGCCGTCGGTGGCTAAGAGGATGCGGTGAATGAGCGGTGTCATCCGTTGTCCGTTGTCCGTTGTCCGTTGTCCGTTGTCCGTTGTCCGTTGCCCGTTGCCTTTCACCCCTCAGCCTTTACCCCTTACCCCTCACGCCTCAGGTCCTTCAGACCGCTTCGACATTGAGCAACAACAACTCGCCCTTCATGCCGGGATGAATCGAGCACTTGAATTCGTACCGTCCCGGTCGTTCGATTGTGAACCGGATCTCGGTCTGCTTCTTCGGATCCAGAAAGACGCCGCCGATCCCCTTGCCGTAGGAAATGACCCCGTCGCTCTCGACCTTGGTCAAGGTGCCTTCGAACATCGGCGACCCGAAGTCGTGTCGCTCCCCGTCCTGATTCCGGATCACGATCACCGTGGGCAGGCCGAGCCGCAACGGCGCCTGTTTGGCGACGAACGCATACTCCTTGATCGTGACATCGACGCGCTGCTCGGTTTGCGCGCCGACCGGCGCCAAGCACCCGAGCGCGATACAGCCGGCCACCACCACCTTGCTCATCCATCTGCGCGCATCCGATAGCCAGTGT
Coding sequences within:
- a CDS encoding universal stress protein, with amino-acid sequence MTPLIHRILLATDGSAYAARAEEYALFLASAWGASLDMVSVLEFPPGMNPEYPINDVYLGQLRKEADRHLERLAERASQVGLSAKKQVVIGIPSQKITAIARDNGDDLVVVGTHGRTGLEHVLLGSTAERVIRGAPCPVLAVRGHKPRTAQVPDRSSPIVVRRMLVPIDFSDCSLDALEYAVQVAKRLNAAVTILYVMEPLAYGLDFTLSHPSELEEKRAKLGRRLRDLTAAAAGCGLKADEALRGGLPADSILDHARSQAVDLIVMGTHGRRGISHLVNGSVTEAVLRRADCPVLTVRSPKFAPDHRPVVHKIEPTTNSE
- a CDS encoding cupredoxin domain-containing protein — translated: MTHWLSDARRWMSKVVVAGCIALGCLAPVGAQTEQRVDVTIKEYAFVAKQAPLRLGLPTVIVIRNQDGERHDFGSPMFEGTLTKVESDGVISYGKGIGGVFLDPKKQTEIRFTIERPGRYEFKCSIHPGMKGELLLLNVEAV